One Leptospira bouyouniensis DNA window includes the following coding sequences:
- a CDS encoding C40 family peptidase has protein sequence MFSKCFLQSFNRIFFLLVLFFPYLIYSQNLDSLLETGYNKQETLLIRNEIRKKLGERANQKDIQTIIQSLRVWAVFESMPASEFAMEVERFVVLADHGYLWEEVEELIPYFITVKPTKSEIPFLGKFYKEMNLSQVPEEEILYFFQLAKKNRWSGDTVFVAGRLYVLLRKKEPNSGLVFKQLENKLPKKISSLIPEKQKKLLAEIKGEFKVDTTDSKWNLVVDDTLSVLSGKNSIKDFEVSSRRTEIIWNEEGEWITKERPKLDPGLIFNEAQYDVVTTPNQGHKESKRKLVDPVGRQWIGTPYLYGGYSKRGIDCSGLTKSILTDPKIGMKEKAIPRSAKDQSLIGKFVTREKQEIGNLVFFSASPNAKKITHVGLVLENGNFIHASTSRGVVIQSLSEKWWKERYVTGRDIFTGGN, from the coding sequence ATGTTTTCAAAATGTTTTTTGCAATCCTTCAACCGAATATTTTTTCTTTTGGTACTCTTTTTTCCTTACCTTATATATTCACAAAACCTAGATAGTTTACTTGAAACCGGATATAACAAACAAGAAACCTTACTCATCCGAAATGAGATCCGAAAAAAACTGGGAGAACGAGCCAACCAAAAAGACATCCAAACTATCATCCAGTCCCTTCGTGTTTGGGCTGTGTTTGAATCAATGCCTGCTTCTGAATTTGCCATGGAAGTTGAACGATTTGTCGTTTTAGCGGACCATGGGTATCTTTGGGAAGAGGTAGAGGAACTCATTCCTTATTTCATCACGGTCAAACCAACAAAATCTGAAATTCCTTTTCTTGGAAAATTTTACAAAGAAATGAATTTAAGCCAGGTTCCAGAGGAAGAGATTTTGTATTTTTTCCAATTGGCAAAAAAAAATCGTTGGAGTGGTGACACAGTTTTTGTGGCAGGAAGGTTATATGTTTTGCTTCGAAAAAAGGAACCTAACTCTGGTTTGGTCTTTAAACAATTGGAAAATAAATTACCTAAAAAAATTTCTTCTTTAATTCCAGAAAAGCAAAAGAAACTTTTAGCAGAGATCAAAGGAGAATTCAAAGTTGATACTACTGATTCTAAGTGGAATTTGGTGGTTGACGATACACTTTCTGTACTTTCGGGCAAAAATTCTATCAAAGATTTTGAAGTTTCTAGTAGGAGAACAGAAATCATCTGGAATGAGGAAGGGGAATGGATCACAAAAGAACGTCCAAAACTTGACCCAGGTCTTATTTTTAACGAAGCACAATACGACGTTGTCACAACTCCAAACCAAGGACATAAAGAATCCAAACGGAAACTTGTGGATCCCGTGGGTAGACAATGGATTGGTACACCTTATCTCTATGGTGGTTATTCTAAACGTGGAATTGATTGTTCTGGTCTCACCAAATCGATATTAACCGACCCAAAAATTGGGATGAAAGAAAAAGCCATCCCAAGGTCCGCAAAAGACCAGTCCCTCATAGGAAAATTTGTCACAAGAGAAAAACAAGAGATTGGGAATCTAGTGTTTTTTTCAGCCTCTCCTAATGCAAAAAAAATCACACATGTGGGACTTGTTTTGGAGAATGGAAATTTTATCCATGCATCGACAAGTCGTGGAGTTGTCATACAGTCTTTAAGCGAAAAATGGTGGAAAGAAAGGTATGTAACAGGTAGAGATATTTTTACTGGTGGCAATTGA